The following are encoded in a window of Thermoproteota archaeon genomic DNA:
- the msrB gene encoding peptide-methionine (R)-S-oxide reductase, with protein sequence MTVKIPPKDLKEKLTPEQYDVCVNKGTEPPFTGKYFDCKDKGMYRCICCGEKLFDSDTKFDSGTGWPSFWKPVSDENIEYISDTSYGMVRTEVNCKKCGAHLGHVFDDGPNPTNLRYCINSASLDLEKKD encoded by the coding sequence ATGACCGTAAAGATCCCACCAAAAGATCTCAAAGAAAAACTCACACCAGAACAATATGATGTATGTGTAAACAAAGGAACAGAGCCACCATTTACTGGCAAATATTTTGATTGTAAAGATAAAGGAATGTACAGATGCATTTGTTGTGGGGAAAAACTATTTGATTCTGATACCAAATTTGATTCAGGAACTGGATGGCCAAGTTTTTGGAAACCAGTATCTGATGAGAATATCGAGTATATTTCAGATACATCTTATGGAATGGTACGTACTGAAGTAAATTGTAAGAAATGTGGGGCTCATTTAGGACATGTATTTGATGATGGTCCCAATCCAACAAATCTTCGATATTGTATCAACTCTGCATCCTTGGATTTAGAGAAAAAAGATTAA